Proteins encoded by one window of Halosolutus amylolyticus:
- a CDS encoding rubrerythrin family protein has protein sequence MTDSDAFVETVREENQTALSRLGSSKSLYADTGGDIDTGPVLEATADAEHAAWQTFSGWADDEDHDAAHEAFERTAEEEQGHYETVLDELGTDSYEPASVPELHEYLRGRESTIDRVGALIGRILASQRSKDQVVGYFVGDADPQTAGVFREFGDDLDEQLDRAADLLETVCESDADEERALEAASGAIEAAYDEYVENLEAMGANPKPVC, from the coding sequence ATGACCGATTCCGATGCGTTCGTCGAGACCGTCCGCGAGGAAAACCAGACCGCGCTCTCGCGGCTCGGCTCCTCGAAGTCCCTCTACGCCGATACCGGCGGGGACATCGATACCGGCCCCGTACTGGAGGCGACCGCCGACGCCGAACACGCCGCCTGGCAGACCTTCAGCGGGTGGGCCGACGACGAGGACCACGACGCGGCCCACGAGGCGTTCGAGCGGACGGCCGAGGAGGAACAGGGCCACTACGAGACCGTCCTCGACGAACTCGGGACCGACTCCTACGAGCCGGCTTCCGTTCCCGAACTCCACGAATACCTGCGAGGCCGCGAGTCGACGATCGATCGCGTCGGCGCGCTGATCGGCCGGATCCTCGCGAGCCAGCGATCGAAGGACCAGGTCGTCGGCTACTTCGTCGGCGACGCCGACCCCCAGACGGCAGGGGTCTTCCGCGAGTTCGGCGACGACCTGGACGAGCAACTCGATCGCGCCGCGGACCTCCTCGAGACCGTCTGTGAGAGCGACGCTGACGAAGAGCGGGCGCTCGAGGCCGCGAGCGGCGCGATCGAGGCCGCCTACGACGAGTACGTCGAGAACCTGGAGGCGATGGGTGCGAACCCGAAGCCGGTCTGCTGA
- the thiM gene encoding hydroxyethylthiazole kinase — protein MTDSNEAALTGTALADSIERLAETEPLVQHLTNEVTMNDVANLTLHWDALPVMADSTGDAGEMAELASAVLCNVGQVPDWKVEAMHEAAGTATDRGIPVVLDPVGVGATPTRQAVAEALLSEIEFAVIKGNYGEISALAGVEADVKGVESIGDYEEIEETARSLAASTGAVVVASGVEDVVADADRAVRLSAGHERLSEVVGTGCMLGATIAAFTGAIEDPYAAAVHGTLAFGIAGERAADQPHAGPASYRTAFHDTVAGLSPEAVADVDVEDRVERLS, from the coding sequence ATGACCGACTCGAACGAGGCGGCCCTCACCGGCACGGCCCTCGCGGATTCGATCGAACGCCTCGCGGAGACGGAACCGCTGGTCCAGCACCTGACCAACGAGGTGACGATGAACGACGTCGCGAACCTCACGCTCCACTGGGACGCGCTCCCTGTGATGGCCGACTCGACCGGCGACGCCGGGGAGATGGCCGAACTCGCGAGCGCGGTCCTGTGCAACGTCGGGCAGGTCCCCGACTGGAAAGTCGAGGCCATGCACGAGGCCGCCGGGACGGCGACCGATCGGGGAATCCCGGTCGTCCTCGACCCCGTCGGCGTCGGCGCGACGCCGACCCGCCAGGCCGTCGCCGAGGCGCTCCTCTCCGAGATCGAGTTCGCCGTGATCAAGGGCAACTACGGCGAGATCAGCGCGCTCGCGGGCGTCGAGGCCGACGTCAAGGGCGTCGAGTCGATCGGCGACTACGAGGAGATCGAGGAGACGGCCCGATCGCTCGCCGCCTCGACCGGCGCGGTCGTCGTCGCGAGCGGCGTCGAGGACGTCGTCGCTGACGCCGATCGAGCGGTACGGCTCTCGGCGGGCCACGAGCGACTGAGCGAGGTCGTCGGCACCGGCTGCATGCTCGGCGCGACGATCGCGGCGTTTACCGGGGCGATCGAAGACCCGTACGCAGCCGCGGTCCACGGCACGCTCGCGTTCGGCATCGCCGGGGAGCGTGCGGCAGATCAGCCACACGCCGGCCCGGCGAGCTACCGGACCGCCTTCCACGATACAGTGGCCGGGCTATCACCTGAAGCGGTGGCCGACGTCGACGTCGAGGACAGGGTGGAACGGCTCTCCTGA
- a CDS encoding Coenzyme F420 hydrogenase/dehydrogenase, beta subunit C-terminal domain translates to MRAGAERHASGDGVDESVFPGVPESETADDAAVRVPETGSTASRSRADATQARDDAVRTDASGDACSPDTCTCGEQTGAEAGAETPPVATDGAGVTNVDDQGSLGELEFTEPAEDVSQDVYDDAPDTRVGVPDGVDLDTPTYSIRSEMNDIETPDEKTWFMELDEAVIDEGRCIQCGTCVAACPSDSIGVGEDDLPELVKMCTGCSLCWDFCPRGGMRYERQWKITGGEDNVKGAGDPITEFSARVEDDWTDAAQDGGVVTGILATLLEEGEIDGALIATESDEEAWKAESFLATTQEELIENAGTVYNQTLALGNLDLGQWEHKLPDKDWDDLSLALVGTPCEIEGIRALQDFEWDYQAQNEGIRAVEYTIALMCTKNFNYYSLMGEQLEDQRGVSPEEIGKMDVLHGKLMVYDHDGEMIVEEDIENFHDAALKGCDECADFTGFCADVTVGSVGSSDEYSSVIVRTEQGVNAWELTEPKLDYHDLEDKSAVGKLQGWDKKKAFESLDRPFDPDAPRFIDYTDHAENYGTALNPHDQGH, encoded by the coding sequence ATGCGAGCGGGAGCGGAGCGACACGCGAGCGGCGACGGCGTCGACGAGTCGGTGTTCCCGGGCGTTCCGGAGTCGGAAACGGCCGACGACGCGGCCGTTAGGGTCCCCGAAACGGGTAGCACTGCGTCGCGGTCACGAGCGGACGCGACGCAGGCCCGCGACGATGCCGTCCGGACCGACGCAAGCGGCGACGCCTGTTCGCCGGACACCTGTACCTGCGGCGAGCAAACCGGTGCGGAGGCCGGGGCGGAGACACCGCCCGTCGCCACGGACGGGGCCGGCGTCACCAACGTCGACGACCAGGGCTCGCTCGGTGAACTGGAGTTCACCGAACCCGCGGAAGACGTCAGCCAGGACGTCTACGACGACGCGCCCGACACCCGCGTCGGCGTCCCGGATGGCGTCGACCTGGACACGCCGACGTATTCCATTCGATCGGAGATGAACGACATCGAGACGCCGGACGAGAAGACCTGGTTCATGGAACTGGACGAGGCCGTCATCGACGAGGGCCGCTGTATCCAGTGTGGGACCTGCGTCGCCGCCTGTCCCTCGGACTCGATCGGCGTCGGCGAGGACGACCTGCCGGAACTCGTGAAGATGTGCACCGGCTGTTCGCTCTGCTGGGACTTCTGTCCCCGCGGCGGGATGCGCTACGAGCGACAGTGGAAGATCACCGGCGGCGAGGACAACGTCAAGGGCGCGGGCGACCCAATCACGGAGTTCTCCGCGCGCGTCGAGGACGACTGGACCGACGCGGCCCAGGACGGCGGCGTCGTCACCGGCATCCTCGCGACGCTACTCGAGGAAGGGGAGATCGACGGCGCGCTGATCGCGACCGAGAGCGACGAGGAGGCCTGGAAGGCCGAGAGCTTCCTCGCGACGACCCAGGAGGAACTGATCGAGAACGCGGGCACCGTCTACAACCAGACGCTCGCGCTCGGCAACCTCGATCTCGGCCAGTGGGAGCACAAACTCCCCGACAAAGACTGGGACGACCTCAGCCTCGCGCTGGTCGGCACCCCCTGCGAGATCGAGGGCATCCGCGCCCTGCAGGACTTCGAGTGGGACTACCAGGCCCAGAACGAGGGCATCCGCGCGGTCGAGTACACGATCGCGCTGATGTGTACGAAGAACTTCAATTACTACAGCCTCATGGGCGAGCAACTGGAGGATCAGCGCGGCGTCTCGCCCGAGGAGATCGGCAAGATGGACGTCCTCCACGGCAAACTGATGGTCTACGACCACGACGGCGAGATGATCGTCGAGGAGGACATCGAGAACTTCCACGACGCCGCGCTCAAGGGCTGTGACGAGTGCGCGGACTTCACCGGCTTCTGTGCCGACGTCACCGTCGGCTCCGTCGGCTCGAGCGACGAGTACTCCAGCGTCATCGTCCGCACCGAACAGGGAGTGAACGCGTGGGAACTCACCGAGCCGAAACTCGACTACCACGACCTGGAGGACAAGAGTGCGGTCGGCAAACTTCAGGGCTGGGACAAGAAGAAGGCCTTCGAGAGCCTCGATCGGCCGTTCGATCCCGACGCGCCCCGGTTCATCGACTACACCGACCACGCCGAGAACTACGGCACCGCGTTGAACCCCCACGATCAGGGGCACTGA
- a CDS encoding haloacid dehalogenase type II: MAFDPDLVTTITFDSYSTLVDVDAVESALGDHPDVGDPEPISKTWRERSMQYTLVGNHLGNYKRFYDVNRDALAYALAVHGVEATEDEREAILATYHDLEVFDDVRDGIERLRDGGYDCYVLSNGNPEMLASMVESAEIGDLVEDTISAHERATFKPDADLYRHAAGRTGTPIQQIAHVAALWFDVQGAIHAGMQGVRLDRKGTPWEPFGSDPDLTIETIDELAAELGV; this comes from the coding sequence ATGGCGTTCGATCCGGACCTCGTCACGACGATCACGTTCGACTCCTACAGCACCCTCGTCGACGTCGACGCGGTCGAATCCGCGCTCGGGGACCACCCCGACGTCGGCGATCCGGAACCGATCTCGAAAACGTGGCGCGAGCGATCGATGCAGTACACTCTCGTCGGCAACCACCTCGGGAACTACAAACGGTTCTACGACGTCAACCGCGACGCGCTCGCGTACGCGCTCGCGGTGCACGGAGTCGAGGCCACCGAAGACGAACGCGAGGCGATCCTCGCGACCTACCACGACCTCGAGGTCTTCGACGACGTCCGCGACGGCATCGAACGACTGCGGGACGGCGGCTACGACTGTTACGTCCTCTCGAACGGGAACCCCGAGATGCTCGCATCGATGGTCGAGAGCGCCGAGATCGGCGATCTCGTCGAGGACACGATCAGCGCCCACGAACGCGCGACGTTCAAACCCGACGCCGACCTCTACCGCCACGCCGCGGGCCGGACCGGTACGCCGATCCAGCAGATCGCCCACGTCGCCGCGCTCTGGTTCGACGTCCAGGGGGCGATCCACGCCGGGATGCAGGGCGTCCGCCTCGATCGGAAAGGGACTCCCTGGGAGCCGTTCGGCTCCGACCCGGACCTGACGATCGAGACGATCGACGAACTGGCGGCCGAACTCGGCGTCTAG
- the thiE gene encoding thiamine phosphate synthase, which translates to MNPSNWRTYLVTQESLSAGRSTRDIVRASIDGGVDVVQLREKETPTKWRYELGLELRELTAEADVDLIVNDRVDIARAIDADGVHVGQSDLPVDVARDLLGSNAIVGCSASTVDEARRAETDGADYLGVGTIYGTTSKDVDAEQDGVGPERIAEITDAVSIPVVGIGGITAENAAPVVEAGAAGVSVISEITGADDPQAATAALARAVEKGKRSASGGERV; encoded by the coding sequence ATGAATCCATCGAACTGGCGGACCTACCTCGTCACCCAGGAGTCGCTCTCGGCGGGCCGATCGACCCGCGATATCGTCCGGGCGTCGATCGACGGCGGCGTCGACGTCGTCCAGTTACGCGAGAAGGAGACGCCGACGAAGTGGCGGTACGAACTCGGGCTCGAACTGCGCGAACTGACCGCCGAGGCGGACGTCGACCTGATCGTCAACGATCGGGTCGACATCGCGCGGGCGATCGACGCCGACGGCGTCCACGTCGGCCAGTCCGACCTCCCGGTCGACGTCGCGCGGGATCTGCTGGGGTCGAACGCGATCGTCGGCTGTTCGGCCTCGACGGTCGACGAAGCCAGACGGGCGGAAACCGACGGTGCGGACTACCTCGGCGTCGGAACGATCTACGGGACGACCTCGAAGGACGTCGACGCGGAGCAAGACGGCGTCGGTCCCGAGCGGATCGCCGAGATCACCGACGCGGTCTCGATCCCCGTCGTCGGGATCGGCGGTATCACGGCCGAGAACGCCGCCCCGGTCGTCGAGGCGGGTGCTGCCGGCGTGTCGGTCATCTCCGAGATTACGGGGGCCGACGATCCGCAGGCCGCGACGGCGGCCCTCGCCAGGGCCGTCGAAAAGGGGAAGCGTTCGGCGAGCGGAGGGGAGCGCGTATGA
- a CDS encoding sodium:solute symporter family protein, with the protein MVRVAELAIVLCYFVLVLAIGLYFRDRRSADEYWSADGSIGTFVNSMAIFAAFASGGTFLGAIGIVYDLGVPLWWAAAVGSVVGFLVAAIFVAKPLRRLEMHTLPDIFDYLYADGRINLLAPVIILVGYFMYMVAQLRAGGLVSDYLLGIGYLPAVTAIGIVFIAYVALGGMWAITVTDFLQGILMWGLLAVIWAISFGYFDYSLSAPLSEAPRVAGTGALDIQTYIGFALIWAFAVAVLPHIAMRAFSAKSPESAKRAYAWVALMYILVTLPFVHIAGAAISIDPDLAQADYALLLVMESILPEIIAGFAAATILAAVMSSTDALLLAMAAAVSNDLYGNLVDDGASEERIVNMGTVAVVVIGLLGIVAAWNPPTYLVELYTDGTGLMAAAFFFPMILGIWWKPMNHHGAVAGMVGGGIAYAIAYFYTPMFGAIIYAVPVSLICCVVATWATEARSADRIEQLSEELGHDRFGW; encoded by the coding sequence ATGGTGCGCGTCGCCGAGTTGGCGATCGTCCTTTGTTATTTCGTGCTCGTGTTAGCGATCGGGCTCTACTTCCGCGACCGGCGATCGGCCGACGAGTACTGGTCGGCCGACGGGTCGATCGGGACGTTCGTCAACTCGATGGCGATCTTCGCCGCCTTCGCGAGCGGCGGGACGTTCCTGGGCGCGATTGGGATCGTTTACGACCTCGGCGTGCCGCTATGGTGGGCTGCGGCGGTCGGCTCGGTCGTCGGCTTCCTCGTCGCGGCGATCTTCGTCGCGAAACCGCTCCGGCGTCTGGAGATGCACACGTTGCCCGACATCTTCGACTATCTCTACGCGGACGGCCGGATCAACCTCCTCGCGCCGGTAATCATCCTCGTCGGCTACTTCATGTACATGGTCGCCCAGCTTCGGGCTGGCGGACTCGTCTCCGACTACTTACTGGGGATCGGCTACCTGCCGGCGGTCACGGCGATCGGCATCGTCTTCATCGCCTACGTCGCACTCGGCGGCATGTGGGCGATCACGGTCACCGACTTTCTCCAGGGGATCCTGATGTGGGGCCTGCTGGCCGTGATCTGGGCCATCAGCTTCGGCTACTTCGACTACTCGCTGTCCGCTCCGCTCTCGGAGGCGCCGCGCGTCGCCGGTACGGGCGCGCTCGACATCCAGACGTACATCGGCTTCGCGCTGATCTGGGCGTTCGCCGTCGCCGTGTTGCCGCACATCGCGATGCGGGCGTTCTCCGCAAAGAGCCCCGAGTCGGCCAAGCGCGCGTACGCCTGGGTCGCCCTGATGTACATCCTCGTGACGCTCCCGTTCGTCCACATCGCGGGCGCGGCGATTTCGATCGATCCGGACCTCGCCCAGGCCGATTACGCGCTGTTGCTCGTAATGGAGTCAATCCTCCCGGAGATCATCGCCGGCTTTGCCGCCGCGACGATCCTCGCCGCGGTAATGTCTTCGACGGACGCGCTGTTACTGGCGATGGCGGCGGCCGTCTCCAACGACCTGTACGGGAACCTCGTCGACGACGGTGCTTCCGAGGAGCGTATCGTCAACATGGGAACCGTCGCAGTAGTCGTAATCGGTCTGCTCGGCATCGTCGCCGCCTGGAATCCCCCGACCTACCTCGTCGAACTGTACACCGACGGGACGGGGCTCATGGCGGCCGCGTTCTTCTTCCCGATGATCCTGGGGATCTGGTGGAAACCGATGAACCACCACGGCGCGGTCGCTGGAATGGTCGGTGGCGGAATCGCGTACGCCATCGCGTACTTCTACACCCCGATGTTCGGAGCGATCATCTACGCGGTCCCGGTATCGCTGATTTGCTGTGTCGTCGCGACGTGGGCCACGGAGGCCCGTAGCGCCGACCGGATCGAACAGCTATCCGAAGAACTCGGCCACGATCGGTTCGGCTGGTAA
- a CDS encoding DUF7553 family protein, which translates to MTREHLTDAAESLRTAAEAASDNAADRLESQADQFETLADADRGPDHGKLARHEHVLTEIADEEGGNVADHVDTALDSVRAYRETVEGV; encoded by the coding sequence ATGACTCGCGAACACCTGACAGATGCGGCCGAATCGCTCCGAACCGCAGCCGAAGCGGCCTCGGACAACGCGGCCGATCGACTCGAATCGCAGGCGGATCAGTTCGAGACGCTGGCGGACGCCGATCGCGGTCCGGACCACGGCAAACTCGCGCGCCACGAGCACGTGCTCACCGAAATCGCCGACGAGGAGGGTGGCAACGTCGCCGACCACGTCGACACCGCGCTCGACTCGGTGCGGGCCTACCGGGAGACAGTCGAGGGGGTCTGA
- a CDS encoding GNAT family N-acetyltransferase — MSHRIRIASPDDAAAVREIYAPFCESSSVTFEEDAPTAAEMADRIESTLETHPWLVCERDGAVVGYAYAGPLRKRRAYGWLVELSVYVSTDARRSGVGRALYESLFAILERQGFLDAYAVTTLPNPATVRFHERLGFERVVDFPAMGYTQDAWHDVAWWRRSIAEKPADPDRPTAFAALRDDSADSLASLVAAGEDELEFERVP, encoded by the coding sequence ATGTCCCACCGAATCCGGATCGCGTCCCCCGACGACGCGGCCGCCGTCCGGGAGATCTACGCCCCGTTCTGCGAGTCGTCGTCGGTCACCTTCGAGGAGGACGCGCCGACCGCGGCCGAGATGGCCGATCGGATCGAATCCACGCTCGAGACCCATCCGTGGCTGGTCTGCGAACGCGACGGCGCGGTCGTCGGCTACGCCTACGCGGGCCCGTTGCGCAAGCGCCGCGCCTACGGGTGGCTCGTCGAACTCTCCGTGTACGTCTCGACGGACGCGCGCCGATCGGGCGTCGGCCGGGCGCTCTACGAGTCGCTGTTCGCGATCCTCGAGCGGCAGGGGTTCCTGGACGCCTACGCCGTGACGACGCTCCCCAATCCCGCGACGGTGCGGTTCCACGAACGGCTCGGTTTCGAGCGCGTCGTCGACTTCCCCGCGATGGGATACACGCAGGACGCGTGGCACGACGTGGCGTGGTGGCGGCGATCGATCGCCGAGAAGCCGGCCGATCCCGATCGGCCGACGGCGTTTGCGGCGCTTCGCGACGATTCCGCCGACTCCCTCGCCTCGCTGGTAGCGGCCGGCGAAGACGAACTCGAGTTCGAGCGCGTACCCTAG
- a CDS encoding phosphatase PAP2 family protein encodes MSRGIGEFGPIQEFVPEWAAVVVALVTQLGDVWFLSLIVGALYWVSAREDRERAAVFVGLPLIGLSVVTGLKYVFALPRPDRPLAQLETVPVLAQPLYEATAYASGYGFPSGHAMMTTVVYGYLALALSVGTARQRVAGAAALVAAVCLSRVALGVHYLVDVLAGVLVGLAVLLVTTRLLARYRTEAGTVVFALAIGASAFAVVSSGGDPDAVLLLGASLGAFGAWQLLRLASALSAADRPADDRRSLVARGVLAVAAFVPLLAAPVFVLPPSVPALGGAIGLAVAVGVAVPVARHSDPVTEGLRTLPGACWRRVAVAFRR; translated from the coding sequence ATGTCCCGCGGCATCGGCGAGTTCGGCCCGATCCAGGAGTTCGTCCCCGAGTGGGCGGCGGTCGTCGTCGCGCTCGTGACGCAACTGGGCGACGTCTGGTTTCTCTCCCTCATCGTCGGCGCTCTCTACTGGGTTTCCGCGCGGGAGGACCGCGAGCGGGCCGCCGTGTTCGTCGGCCTCCCGCTGATCGGCCTCTCGGTCGTCACCGGGCTGAAATACGTGTTCGCACTCCCGCGACCGGACCGTCCGCTGGCGCAACTCGAGACGGTACCGGTGCTGGCCCAGCCGCTCTACGAGGCCACCGCCTACGCCAGCGGCTACGGGTTCCCGAGCGGCCACGCGATGATGACGACGGTGGTCTACGGCTACCTGGCACTGGCGCTGTCGGTCGGGACGGCCCGCCAGCGCGTCGCCGGTGCGGCGGCCCTGGTCGCGGCGGTCTGTCTCTCGCGGGTCGCCCTCGGCGTCCACTACCTCGTCGACGTGCTCGCCGGCGTCCTGGTCGGTCTCGCGGTCCTCCTCGTGACGACCCGGCTCCTGGCCCGGTACCGGACCGAAGCGGGCACCGTCGTGTTCGCGCTGGCGATCGGCGCGAGCGCGTTCGCCGTCGTCTCCAGTGGCGGCGATCCGGACGCCGTCTTGCTCCTCGGGGCCTCGCTCGGCGCGTTTGGTGCGTGGCAACTGCTCCGCCTCGCGTCGGCGCTGTCCGCGGCCGATCGGCCGGCCGACGATCGGCGGTCGCTGGTCGCCAGGGGGGTGCTCGCGGTCGCCGCGTTCGTTCCCCTGCTCGCCGCACCCGTGTTCGTTCTCCCGCCGTCGGTGCCCGCGCTGGGCGGTGCGATCGGCCTCGCGGTCGCCGTTGGCGTTGCGGTTCCCGTCGCGAGACACTCCGATCCCGTAACGGAGGGGTTGCGAACCCTTCCCGGCGCGTGCTGGCGGCGCGTCGCCGTCGCGTTCCGGCGGTAG
- a CDS encoding DUF2391 domain-containing protein, whose translation MRLRRPRRPREFRPADSAQQIVGGFLLAGPFVVTEEVWDLAGNMSVLQALATIAVVSAIGYGALYTADTTRDPDAEQEVAGVPIRFISLLCVAFGSVLILALLFDAPDTFLDGTTTAERALTTFKAVSVGSVFSIVGAATADSVFSK comes from the coding sequence ATGAGACTACGCCGTCCGCGCCGGCCGCGCGAGTTTCGACCGGCCGACTCCGCCCAGCAGATCGTCGGCGGATTCCTGCTCGCCGGCCCGTTCGTCGTCACCGAGGAGGTCTGGGACCTCGCGGGGAACATGAGCGTCCTGCAGGCGCTGGCGACGATCGCCGTCGTCTCCGCGATCGGCTACGGTGCTCTGTACACGGCCGACACGACTCGCGATCCGGACGCCGAACAGGAGGTCGCCGGCGTGCCGATCCGGTTCATCTCCCTGCTGTGTGTCGCGTTCGGCTCGGTGCTCATCCTCGCGCTCCTGTTCGACGCTCCCGACACGTTCCTCGACGGGACCACGACGGCCGAGCGCGCGCTGACCACGTTCAAGGCCGTCAGCGTCGGCTCGGTGTTCAGCATCGTCGGCGCGGCGACGGCCGACAGCGTCTTCTCGAAGTGA
- a CDS encoding nitrite/sulfite reductase, translating to MNTVEEHKQEKHPLDVIDDVYEYAEEELSFEEIEERAGGGEWERLKWAGMYAQKQEGYFMIRTKVPGGYLTPEQAEVIGEVTDDLAVAPEEYGGAEQNELWGDAYLDITTRQDIQKHWIRVEDVPEMWDRYDEVGLTTVQGCGDSARNVLGCPAAGLDDHECFDAQPVVDAVSDFFTENREYANLPRKFKLTITGCRHDCAQSQINDVGLVPAKKELEGDYLYGFHARVGGGLSDGPRMGSELDVFVRPEDAVEFTRAVAQTFKELGDRNNRGVCRMRYLVEQMGPEKFEEAIRDRCTVDLPEAGENLTVGYQGDHVGVHDQKQDGLQYVGFNVIAGRMGGAEFAEAARAAKRYGTEDASVRLATDQNFLISHIPEENVADLLAEPFAQEYQPDPGPFSRGAVGCTGSEFCNYAIIETKKRTKRWARELDDRIDVPDDIEAIRMHMSGCSASCAQPQIADIGFRGETVKLDQEGESDIVEGMDFGLGGSLGADNEFLDWVENAVPADAVLPALEQLFEAYAADRDDGEKFYEWTRRVDNARLREVMQGADAPVARGVAHGD from the coding sequence GTGAATACAGTCGAAGAGCACAAGCAGGAGAAACACCCCCTCGACGTGATCGACGACGTCTACGAGTACGCCGAGGAGGAACTCTCTTTCGAGGAGATCGAGGAGCGCGCCGGCGGCGGCGAGTGGGAGCGCCTGAAGTGGGCCGGCATGTACGCCCAGAAGCAGGAGGGGTACTTCATGATCCGGACCAAGGTACCGGGCGGCTACCTCACGCCCGAGCAGGCCGAAGTGATCGGCGAGGTCACCGACGACCTCGCGGTCGCGCCCGAGGAGTACGGCGGCGCGGAGCAGAACGAACTCTGGGGCGACGCCTACCTCGACATCACGACCCGACAGGACATCCAGAAACACTGGATCCGCGTCGAGGACGTCCCGGAGATGTGGGACCGCTACGACGAGGTCGGCCTGACGACCGTGCAGGGCTGTGGCGACTCCGCCCGGAACGTCCTCGGCTGCCCCGCCGCCGGCCTCGACGATCACGAGTGCTTCGACGCTCAACCGGTCGTCGACGCCGTCTCGGACTTCTTTACCGAGAACCGCGAGTACGCCAACCTCCCGCGGAAGTTCAAGCTCACGATCACGGGCTGTCGTCACGACTGCGCCCAGTCCCAGATCAACGACGTCGGCCTCGTTCCCGCAAAGAAGGAACTCGAGGGCGACTACCTCTACGGCTTCCACGCCCGCGTCGGCGGCGGCCTCTCCGACGGCCCGCGGATGGGCTCGGAACTCGACGTCTTCGTCCGGCCGGAGGACGCCGTCGAGTTCACCCGCGCCGTCGCCCAGACGTTCAAGGAACTCGGCGATCGGAACAACCGCGGCGTCTGCCGGATGCGCTATCTCGTCGAGCAGATGGGCCCCGAGAAGTTCGAGGAGGCGATCCGCGATCGCTGTACCGTCGACTTGCCTGAGGCCGGCGAAAACCTGACCGTCGGCTACCAGGGCGACCACGTCGGCGTCCACGACCAGAAACAGGACGGTCTGCAGTACGTCGGCTTCAACGTGATCGCCGGGCGGATGGGCGGCGCGGAGTTCGCCGAAGCCGCTCGCGCGGCGAAGCGGTACGGCACCGAGGACGCCTCGGTCCGTCTCGCGACCGACCAGAACTTCCTCATCAGCCACATTCCCGAGGAGAACGTCGCGGACCTGCTGGCGGAGCCGTTCGCCCAGGAGTACCAGCCCGATCCCGGCCCGTTCTCCCGCGGTGCCGTTGGCTGTACCGGGAGCGAGTTCTGTAACTACGCGATCATCGAGACGAAAAAGCGCACCAAGCGCTGGGCTCGCGAACTCGACGATCGGATCGACGTCCCCGACGATATCGAGGCCATCCGGATGCACATGTCCGGCTGCTCGGCCTCCTGTGCGCAACCCCAGATCGCGGATATCGGTTTCCGCGGCGAGACGGTCAAGCTAGACCAGGAGGGTGAGTCCGACATCGTCGAGGGGATGGACTTCGGGCTCGGCGGCTCGCTGGGCGCGGACAACGAGTTCCTCGACTGGGTCGAGAACGCGGTTCCCGCCGACGCCGTGCTCCCGGCGCTCGAACAGCTGTTCGAGGCGTACGCGGCCGATCGCGACGACGGCGAGAAGTTCTACGAGTGGACCCGCCGCGTCGACAACGCACGGCTTCGGGAGGTCATGCAAGGTGCGGACGCGCCGGTCGCACGGGGTGTCGCCCATGGGGACTGA